TTTATAAACCTAATGGTTTCTATATTCATTTTTTCATTTGTTACTACAAAATAATCACTGCAGTTTTCTAGATGCTCAGTATCTAGTATTCTCTTGCTAAGCTCTGTTGCCATTATCTCTTTTTTTGAATCCTTGGACCCTTCAAAAATAAATGCATGAGATAGGGTTTGATTAGAGGCAGCATAAAAAAGATTATCTTGTATTTCTTTATATAACTTATTTCTTTCCAATTTAATCTCCATCCTCACTAGACTTCAGGCTCTTAAGAATCAAGCTGTATATTTCCTCGTGAATATCTTTAATTTGGCGTAGCTTATCATTACTTGTGCAGTCAATATTTTCCCAGCCGTATTTTTTTGCCACATAAAGAGCATTTTCATAAGATTTTTCTAAATAACCCTTATTTGCTTCATGAATATCCTTTTTGACATTGCCTGTAATTTTATTTTTTCTATTTTTCATAAGCTTAAACGAAAATTCTACAGGCATATTTAGAAAAAATACCTTTGTAGGTCTTGGAAGTCCATAAAAGTCGAACTCATACTCATCAAGCCACTGCAAGAACTTATCTTTCTCGCTATAATCATCGTATTTTGCCGCTTGATGAACCATGTTAGAGGTAGTATATCTATCTGCAATTATTATTCCACCATTATTATAAAATTCTTCCCACGAGGTTTTAAAGGAAGCATATCTATCTACAGCATAAAAAGTAGAAGTTATATAGGGATTCACATCCTCTGGCTTTGAGCCAAAATCTCCTCTTAAATACATCTTCACTAAAGCCGAGGATTCACTTTTATAATTTGGAAATTCTATTTTTCTTACATTATATCCATCCATCTTCAGTTTATTATATAAAAGCTCAGTCTGCGTAGCCTTACCGCTAGCATCAGAACCTGATTCAACCACAAATAATCTGCCCATATTTCCTCCTAAGTAACGCCTTCATACTTACTTTTTATATTATAAAGGATAATCTAGGTTTTTTCTATGTAATTGTCTTCACAATAAAAAAACTGGCTTTTTCTTTACTATTAATACAGTTAAGAAAAAACCAGTTCTTTTGCTTTATTTATTGTGTTTAGTTTTTTGAATCAAGGTTCCTAGATTACTTGGCTTATTTGTATTGCATATCCTAAGTGGTATAGAGGCAGTAGCTACTGGATTTACTGCATCCGGGTGATATACCTTTGCGCCGTTTCTACTCACTTCAAGAAGCTGTTCATAGCTCATCTCTGAAATAGTAACTGCATTTTCATTTATTCTCGGATCATCAGTCATAACTCCATCTACATCGGTCCAGTTTTCATATAAATCAGCAGACATTCCTCTTGCAATGATAGAGCCTGTAATATCAGAGCCTCCTCTTTCAAAGGTTTTAATATTTCCATTAAAATCCTTTCCATAAAAACCTGGAATTACTACAAATTCTTCTTTATTAAGCTTTTTTTGAATTTCTAAATAGGTCTTTGCTTCATCTACTAAACCAGCTTCATCAAAGAAAATAAGCTCAGATGCATCTATAAATCTATACCCTAGATGAGCTGCTAGTACTTGAGCATTTAGATATTCTCCTCTGCTTATGATAAAATCCCTGTGAATAGAATCCTCAATATCTTCTACAG
The sequence above is a segment of the Acetoanaerobium noterae genome. Coding sequences within it:
- a CDS encoding dTMP kinase, with amino-acid sequence MGRLFVVESGSDASGKATQTELLYNKLKMDGYNVRKIEFPNYKSESSALVKMYLRGDFGSKPEDVNPYITSTFYAVDRYASFKTSWEEFYNNGGIIIADRYTTSNMVHQAAKYDDYSEKDKFLQWLDEYEFDFYGLPRPTKVFFLNMPVEFSFKLMKNRKNKITGNVKKDIHEANKGYLEKSYENALYVAKKYGWENIDCTSNDKLRQIKDIHEEIYSLILKSLKSSEDGD